A single region of the Pseudosulfitobacter pseudonitzschiae genome encodes:
- the phnE gene encoding phosphonate ABC transporter, permease protein PhnE — protein sequence MSSTTPLDHWSRYTPKQRIKRYAVLLLTLLVVAWALQSIDVIWEWVWDSPAQMADLFGRMVPPDPQNLPSIMWAMWETVNIATIATLFAVIISLPVAYIAAKNTTPNVATLWLGRFILVSSRSVNTIIWALLFVAIFGPGIIAGIVAIMFRSVGFMGKLLGEAIEEIDTRPVEALQASGASRFKVVLYAIVPQVMPTFFAVSILRWDINLRESTVLGLVGAGGIGIILQGAIDTFNWPEVSTVLLAILAFVILGEVVSMYLRKRIL from the coding sequence ATGAGCAGCACCACACCGTTGGACCACTGGTCGCGCTATACCCCGAAACAACGCATCAAACGCTATGCCGTGTTGCTGTTGACCCTGCTGGTGGTTGCGTGGGCCCTGCAAAGCATCGACGTAATCTGGGAATGGGTCTGGGATTCACCAGCGCAGATGGCCGATTTGTTCGGGCGCATGGTGCCGCCTGATCCGCAAAACCTGCCGTCGATCATGTGGGCAATGTGGGAAACCGTAAACATCGCCACGATTGCCACCCTGTTTGCGGTCATCATCTCTCTGCCCGTCGCCTATATCGCGGCCAAAAACACCACGCCCAACGTTGCCACCCTGTGGCTGGGCCGGTTCATTCTGGTGTCGTCGCGGTCGGTCAACACGATCATCTGGGCGCTGCTGTTTGTCGCCATCTTTGGCCCCGGTATCATTGCGGGCATCGTGGCGATCATGTTCCGGTCGGTCGGGTTCATGGGCAAACTGCTGGGCGAGGCGATCGAGGAAATCGACACGCGCCCCGTCGAAGCGTTGCAAGCCAGCGGCGCGTCACGGTTCAAAGTGGTGCTTTACGCCATTGTCCCGCAGGTCATGCCGACGTTCTTTGCCGTCTCGATCCTGCGCTGGGACATCAACCTGCGCGAATCCACGGTGCTGGGACTGGTTGGTGCGGGCGGGATCGGGATTATCCTGCAAGGGGCCATCGACACATTCAACTGGCCCGAAGTGTCGACGGTGCTGTTGGCAATCCTTGCCTTTGTCATTCTGGGCGAGGTGGTGTCGATGTACCTGCGCAAACGCATCTTGTAA
- the phnD gene encoding phosphate/phosphite/phosphonate ABC transporter substrate-binding protein: protein MSSTAAFAQEDCTERGALDVIYCDANGDLVADAPTDPAKLNDPSTLVFAYTPVEDPAVYADIWEPFITHLEEATGRDVQFFAVQSNSAEVEAMRSGRLHIAGFSTGPTPFAVNLAGAVPFAIMGADDGQFGYKLQVFTQADSDIKEMADLKGKRIAHTSPTSNSGNQAPRALFPGLGVIPDTDYEVTYSGSHDQSMLGVVAGDYDAAPVASEVVERMAERGLYEPEDVRLIWESDPFPTTSFTVAHDLDPELAEKIKQAFFSFQFEGTKLGEEFQGVSKFIPITYKKQWAVIREIQSSNGVEYTPQGLAAN, encoded by the coding sequence ATGAGCAGCACCGCTGCCTTTGCGCAGGAAGACTGCACCGAGCGTGGCGCGCTGGACGTCATCTATTGTGACGCCAACGGCGATCTGGTCGCCGATGCGCCCACCGATCCGGCCAAACTGAACGATCCGTCGACGCTGGTCTTTGCTTATACGCCTGTCGAAGACCCCGCCGTTTACGCCGACATCTGGGAGCCGTTCATCACCCATCTGGAAGAGGCCACAGGTCGCGACGTACAATTCTTTGCAGTTCAGTCCAATTCGGCCGAGGTCGAGGCCATGCGGTCGGGTCGTCTGCACATTGCCGGTTTCTCGACCGGTCCCACACCCTTTGCCGTGAACCTTGCCGGTGCGGTGCCGTTTGCGATCATGGGCGCGGATGACGGGCAGTTCGGGTATAAATTGCAGGTGTTCACACAGGCAGATTCCGACATCAAGGAAATGGCCGACCTGAAGGGCAAGCGCATCGCGCATACATCGCCCACATCGAATTCGGGCAATCAGGCGCCGCGCGCTTTGTTCCCCGGTCTGGGCGTGATCCCCGACACGGATTACGAAGTGACCTATTCCGGCTCGCATGACCAGTCGATGCTGGGCGTGGTCGCAGGCGACTATGACGCGGCCCCCGTGGCCTCTGAGGTGGTCGAGCGTATGGCCGAGCGCGGTCTGTACGAACCCGAAGACGTGCGCCTGATCTGGGAAAGCGATCCGTTCCCCACAACGTCATTCACCGTGGCACATGATCTGGACCCCGAACTGGCCGAAAAGATCAAACAAGCCTTCTTCAGCTTCCAGTTCGAAGGCACCAAGCTGGGTGAAGAGTTTCAGGGCGTGAGCAAGTTCATCCCGATCACCTACAAGAAACAGTGGGCTGTGATCCGTGAAATCCAGTCCAGCAATGGCGTGGAATACACGCCCCAAGGCCTCGCTGCCAACTAA
- the phnC gene encoding phosphonate ABC transporter ATP-binding protein yields the protein MLKIEKLVKRYNGGDPVLKDLDLEIGGQEVVSIIGSSGAGKSTLLRCINRLVEPTSGTITLNGTDLTKLKKSELRLARRRIGMVFQSFNLVDRLTVMENVQSGRLGYISTWAALTRRYPKADIRHAYELMERVGIAHYANKRADELSGGERQRVGVVRALMQQPEILLADEPTASLDPKTSEQIMALLRDLANELELPVVINIHNVTEAKQYTDRIVGMRYGRIIFDDTPDALDADAMDEIYAGVPAEDRQAQGAAA from the coding sequence ATGCTGAAAATCGAAAAACTGGTCAAACGCTACAACGGCGGCGATCCTGTGTTGAAGGATCTTGATCTGGAGATTGGCGGCCAAGAGGTCGTGTCAATCATCGGGTCGTCCGGTGCAGGCAAAAGCACGCTGTTGCGGTGCATCAACCGTCTGGTCGAACCCACATCGGGCACGATCACGCTGAACGGCACCGATCTGACCAAACTGAAGAAATCCGAACTGCGCCTTGCCCGACGTCGCATCGGCATGGTGTTCCAAAGTTTCAATCTGGTGGACCGTCTGACAGTGATGGAAAACGTCCAGTCGGGGCGTCTGGGCTATATCTCCACATGGGCCGCACTGACACGCCGTTACCCCAAGGCGGACATCCGCCACGCCTATGAGCTGATGGAGCGGGTCGGGATTGCCCATTACGCCAACAAACGCGCGGATGAACTGTCGGGCGGTGAACGCCAGCGGGTCGGCGTGGTGCGCGCGCTGATGCAACAGCCGGAAATTTTGCTGGCGGACGAGCCCACTGCGTCACTGGACCCCAAAACGTCGGAACAGATAATGGCGCTGCTGCGCGATCTGGCGAACGAGCTGGAACTGCCGGTTGTCATCAACATCCACAACGTGACCGAGGCCAAGCAATACACCGACCGTATCGTTGGCATGCGCTATGGGCGGATCATTTTTGACGACACTCCCGACGCGCTGGACGCCGACGCGATGGACGAGATCTACGCCGGTGTGCCCGCCGAGGACCGCCAAGCACAGGGGGCCGCCGCATGA
- the phnE gene encoding phosphonate ABC transporter, permease protein PhnE encodes MSDFPDTWRKPPFIRNTLLRRGLWIAILAYVVFTMATLPIDWERVVAGMDRAAKIFSGAFPPSFARADLLIDGFMESLKIALLATVAGVALSIPIAFCAARNIAPMPVYYLGRATIIIARSFHPVIVAIIFVKAVGFGPFAGVLTLTVYSVGFVAKLLAERIEEIDFGQVEAMRAAGAPFFSTLVYAIAPQILARQIGLSIYQLDSNLRASAVVGLVGAGGIGATLANAFGRYDYDFALAITMVIVGVILVSEAISGVIREKVA; translated from the coding sequence ATGAGTGATTTCCCCGACACGTGGCGCAAGCCGCCCTTTATCCGCAACACGTTGCTGCGGCGCGGGCTGTGGATTGCGATACTGGCCTATGTCGTGTTCACCATGGCCACGCTGCCCATCGACTGGGAGCGCGTGGTCGCAGGCATGGACCGCGCCGCCAAGATTTTCAGCGGGGCCTTTCCACCCAGCTTTGCCCGCGCCGACCTGCTGATCGACGGCTTTATGGAAAGCCTTAAAATTGCACTGCTGGCTACGGTGGCCGGTGTGGCGCTATCAATCCCCATTGCCTTTTGTGCTGCACGCAACATCGCGCCGATGCCGGTCTATTATCTGGGCCGGGCAACGATCATCATCGCGCGCAGCTTTCATCCCGTCATTGTCGCCATCATCTTTGTCAAAGCGGTCGGCTTCGGCCCCTTTGCCGGAGTGCTGACACTGACAGTCTATTCCGTCGGTTTTGTCGCCAAGCTGTTGGCCGAACGTATCGAGGAAATCGACTTTGGTCAGGTCGAGGCGATGCGCGCTGCCGGCGCACCGTTTTTCAGCACGCTGGTCTATGCCATTGCGCCGCAAATTCTGGCGCGCCAGATCGGTCTGTCCATCTATCAGCTGGACAGCAACCTGCGGGCGTCTGCAGTGGTCGGTCTGGTGGGGGCGGGGGGCATTGGCGCAACGCTGGCCAACGCCTTTGGCCGCTATGATTACGATTTTGCGCTGGCCATCACGATGGTTATCGTCGGCGTCATTCTGGTGTCCGAGGCGATCAGCGGCGTGATACGGGAGAAAGTGGCATGA